One Salvelinus sp. IW2-2015 linkage group LG35, ASM291031v2, whole genome shotgun sequence DNA segment encodes these proteins:
- the apoc1 gene encoding apolipoprotein C-I isoform X2, whose protein sequence is MKLSIAIAVLMLVFAAHTEAQEAEKTIEEHFATFGNQMKELSDDLTVKTKDIVEKIGDSEFITKTRNWFTEQFDKMKAKVDENFPKQ, encoded by the exons ATGAAACTGTCCATTGCCATTGCCGTGTTGATGCTTGTGTTCGCCGCACACACAG aggcTCAGGAGGCTGAGAAGACCATTGAGGAGCATTTCGCCACCTTCGGCAATCAGATGAAGGAGCTAAGTGATGACCTGACCGTCAAGACCAAGGACATAGTTGAAAAGATTGGGGACAGCGAGTTCATCACCAAAACCag GAACTGGTTCACTGAGCAGTTTGACAAGATGAAGGCCAAGGTCGACGAGAACTTCCCCAAGCAGTAG
- the apoc1 gene encoding apolipoprotein C-I isoform X1 has protein sequence MKLSIAIAVLMLVFAAHTEAQEAEKTIEEHFATFGNQMKELSDDLTVKTKDIVEKIGDSEFITKTRNWFTEQFDKMKAKVDENFPKQ, from the exons ATGAAACTTTCCATTGCCATTGCCGTGTTGATGCTTGTGTTCGCCGCACACACAG aggcTCAGGAGGCTGAGAAGACCATTGAGGAGCATTTCGCCACCTTCGGCAATCAGATGAAGGAGCTAAGTGATGACCTGACCGTCAAGACCAAGGACATAGTTGAAAAGATTGGGGACAGCGAGTTCATCACCAAAACCag GAACTGGTTCACTGAGCAGTTTGACAAGATGAAGGCCAAGGTCGACGAGAACTTCCCCAAGCAGTAG